In Pyrodictium occultum, the genomic window TATGAGGAGGCGGTGGGCCTCCTCGCTCCTCTCGGGGCCGAAGAACTCTAGGAGCGCCCGGGAGGCCTCGTCGTAGCCGGCCTTCTCGCCCACCAGGCCCCAGCGCTTTGCTATGCGGAGCGCATGCGTGTCCACGGCGAAGACCGGGGCGCGGCGCTTAAAGGAGAGGAACACGTCGGCAGTCTTCTTCCCCACCCCGGGTATCGAGAGGAGGAACTCACGCAGCTTCTCCGGCGGCATCTCCATGAGGACCCTCTCTCCCCCGGCCTCGAGTATCCTACGGGCCGCCTCCCGGAGCGCCCGGGCCTTCTGCCTCCAGAGCCCCGCGGCCCTTATCGCCTCCCCGAGCTTCTCCTCGGGCACGCTCAGCACAGCCTCCGGGGTGACACGGCCCAGC contains:
- a CDS encoding endonuclease III domain-containing protein, encoding MAGGASISERVDGKTVFRILSRSLRVDWRDYVVLVADRLDGNPFAVLAAIILSQNTSSRSSIRAYHSLRMLLGRVTPEAVLSVPEEKLGEAIRAAGLWRQKARALREAARRILEAGGERVLMEMPPEKLREFLLSIPGVGKKTADVFLSFKRRAPVFAVDTHALRIAKRWGLVGEKAGYDEASRALLEFFGPERSEEAHRLLIALGRQYCRARGPRCSECPLRGYCPYPRRAGGEARAGG